CTGGTGGCTGTTCTCGGTCTGTGGGAGTTGCTCTCCCGGGCCGAGGTCATTGATCCCTTCAACTTCTCCATGCCCTCGAAGATCTGGGACCAGATCTGGACCTGGGTGACGCACGGGACCGCGCTCGGTTCGTTGGGTGAACAGATCTGGTACACGCTGTACGAGGCGCTGCTGGGCTGGGTCGTCGGCGTGGTGGCCGGTGTGGTCTTCGGTATTGCGTTGGGGCGGATCACCTTGCTTGCCGATATGCTTGGTCCATACATCAAGGTGCTCAACTCAATACCGCGGATTGTCCTTGCACCCATCTTCGTGATCTGGTTCGGACTCGGACCGGCCTCCAAGGTGGCCTCGGCCGTCGTCCTGGTCTTCTTCCCGGTCTTCTTCAACGCCTTCCAGGGTGCCCGCGAGGTCGACCGCAACCTGGTCGCCAACGCCCGCATCCTCGGAGCGAGCGACCGCAGAGTGACCCTTCAGGTCGTCATCCCGTCCGCGACCTCGTGGATCTTCACCAGTCTGCACGTCAGCTTCGGCTTCGCCCTCATCGGCGCGATCGTCGGCGAATACATCGGCGCGACCAAGGGCATCGGCCTGCTCGTCGCGCAGTCCCAGGGCACCTTCAACGCGGCCGGTGTGTACGCCGCGATGGTCATCCTCGCCGTCGTCG
This portion of the Streptomyces canus genome encodes:
- a CDS encoding ABC transporter permease, whose translation is MSPDVMPEAQVAPTMTEPGNKTDRAHSRARAVRRRRIVVGVSRVLLLVAVLGLWELLSRAEVIDPFNFSMPSKIWDQIWTWVTHGTALGSLGEQIWYTLYEALLGWVVGVVAGVVFGIALGRITLLADMLGPYIKVLNSIPRIVLAPIFVIWFGLGPASKVASAVVLVFFPVFFNAFQGAREVDRNLVANARILGASDRRVTLQVVIPSATSWIFTSLHVSFGFALIGAIVGEYIGATKGIGLLVAQSQGTFNAAGVYAAMVILAVVALLAEGLLTFAERRIFRWKPASSDS